One genomic region from Halobacteria archaeon AArc-dxtr1 encodes:
- a CDS encoding ABC transporter ATP-binding protein encodes MLRVENLGVSYGKTPILRDVSIDVDDGEIVGIMGKNGVGKTTLVKAIMGLLEPRSGQIVFKDDVVADAAEPESAATFANRVRSRLGATSLRTWTSADERACRGMGYIPQGRDVFPDLTVEQNLTMGETINADDDTLLYDEVYEYFPILAERRTQKAGTMSGGQQQMLAIGRALIGNPDLLLLDEPSEGVQPSIVQEITRDLQHINEELGTTILFVEQNLQVIQNLAERCYAVDKGTIVDELDAADLDDRETVTEYLAV; translated from the coding sequence ATGTTGCGCGTCGAGAACCTTGGCGTCTCCTACGGAAAGACGCCGATCCTTCGGGACGTGAGCATCGACGTCGACGACGGTGAGATCGTCGGCATCATGGGTAAAAACGGGGTCGGAAAGACGACCCTCGTGAAGGCGATCATGGGACTCCTCGAACCGCGATCGGGCCAGATCGTGTTCAAAGACGATGTCGTCGCGGACGCCGCCGAACCGGAGTCGGCCGCTACGTTCGCCAATCGCGTGCGCTCGCGACTGGGCGCTACCAGCCTTCGAACCTGGACGAGCGCGGACGAGCGCGCCTGCCGTGGCATGGGATACATACCGCAGGGACGGGACGTGTTCCCCGATCTGACGGTCGAACAGAACTTAACGATGGGCGAAACCATCAACGCGGACGACGACACGCTGCTGTACGACGAGGTCTACGAGTACTTCCCGATTCTCGCCGAGCGCCGGACACAGAAAGCCGGCACGATGAGTGGCGGACAACAGCAGATGCTGGCGATCGGCCGCGCGCTGATCGGCAACCCAGACCTGCTCTTGCTCGACGAACCCTCTGAAGGGGTTCAGCCGTCGATCGTCCAGGAGATTACCCGAGACCTACAGCACATAAACGAGGAACTCGGAACGACGATTCTGTTCGTCGAACAGAATCTGCAGGTCATCCAGAACCTCGCGGAACGCTGTTACGCCGTCGACAAGGGAACAATCGTCGACGAACTCGACGCCGCCGACCTCGACGATCGGGAGACGGTCACGGAGTATCTGGCCGTCTAA
- the ureG gene encoding urease accessory protein UreG yields the protein MGYRDVAKVGIGGPVGSGKTALVRHLVPELVARDYEVGVIANDIMTQEDADVFRESFADLIPADLVSGVETGACPHTGIREDPSMNLAEIDEFTERHPELDVVIVESGGDNLAATFNPELADYFLFVISVAEGEDIPRKRGPGVTQADLLVVNKTDLAPYVDADLDVIERDTDAVRGEDPFVFTDCKAGEGIDDVLEHVEREVLFA from the coding sequence ATGGGCTACCGAGACGTCGCGAAAGTCGGCATCGGCGGCCCCGTCGGCTCCGGGAAGACGGCACTGGTACGCCACCTCGTCCCCGAGTTGGTCGCTCGCGACTACGAGGTCGGCGTGATCGCAAACGACATCATGACCCAGGAAGACGCCGACGTCTTCCGCGAGTCGTTCGCCGATCTCATCCCCGCGGACCTCGTCTCCGGCGTCGAGACCGGTGCCTGCCCGCACACGGGCATTCGCGAGGATCCCTCGATGAACCTCGCAGAGATCGACGAGTTTACCGAGCGCCACCCGGAGCTCGATGTCGTCATCGTCGAGAGCGGTGGGGACAACCTCGCCGCGACGTTCAACCCCGAACTCGCAGACTACTTCCTGTTCGTAATCTCGGTCGCAGAGGGCGAGGATATCCCCAGAAAGCGCGGCCCCGGAGTCACGCAGGCCGACTTGCTGGTCGTCAACAAGACCGACCTCGCACCCTACGTCGACGCGGACCTCGACGTAATCGAGCGCGATACGGACGCCGTGCGAGGCGAGGATCCGTTCGTCTTCACCGACTGCAAGGCCGGCGAGGGGATCGACGACGTCTTAGAACACGTCGAGCGCGAGGTGCTGTTCGCGTGA
- a CDS encoding DUF555 domain-containing protein, with protein MSNYLVGMEAAWLVRDVDAIDDAIGVAVSEAGKRLNSQNMEYVEVEVGATGCPACGEPFDSAFVAADTALVGLALEMEVFNADGEEHASRIAKSEVGGALRDVPLSVVDVLETEADE; from the coding sequence ATGAGCAACTATCTCGTCGGGATGGAGGCCGCGTGGTTGGTTCGGGACGTCGACGCAATCGACGACGCGATCGGCGTCGCGGTCAGCGAAGCGGGCAAACGACTCAACAGCCAGAATATGGAGTACGTCGAGGTCGAGGTCGGCGCGACCGGCTGTCCGGCCTGTGGCGAACCGTTCGACTCGGCGTTCGTCGCAGCCGATACCGCTCTCGTGGGTCTGGCCCTCGAGATGGAGGTGTTCAACGCCGACGGCGAGGAACACGCCTCGAGAATCGCGAAAAGTGAGGTCGGCGGTGCCCTCCGAGACGTCCCGCTCTCAGTCGTCGACGTCCTCGAGACAGAGGCAGACGAGTAA
- a CDS encoding urea ABC transporter permease, with translation MTEPDRSPTLGERLRAPFEGPNTLGNSRAFWIGLSVGVLLLALYPVLFGPYAARTVTGFMVFALLGISLCFIWGYCGILSFGQVAFFGVGGYTFGIVAFNLEAFTGVTLGIVVALLVSTGFAAVLGYFMFYGGVREVYVTIITLVVALVLFTFMRQTAGSEWAIGEARLGGHNGMPGIPNLGIGIGETGIEFGDAAQFYVVLGALIGTYLLLRWLVNSRFGYAMVATREDEERTEMFGYNTTFIKFATFTAGGAIAGLGGVLFVTTDNYINPNVFEITAAAAPVIWASIGGRESLIGTAAAAIAIQWFELQLADEWALVMVGSLLVAVILLLPKGMAPAVQDVYVWIQESRSDESSGPPATPEEVTD, from the coding sequence ATGACAGAGCCCGACCGCAGCCCGACGCTCGGTGAGCGACTCAGAGCGCCGTTCGAAGGGCCGAACACGCTCGGCAACTCCAGGGCGTTCTGGATCGGGCTCTCCGTCGGTGTCTTGTTGCTCGCGCTGTACCCCGTGCTGTTCGGGCCGTACGCCGCACGGACGGTCACCGGGTTCATGGTGTTCGCGTTGCTCGGGATCAGCCTCTGTTTCATCTGGGGGTACTGTGGCATCCTGAGCTTCGGCCAGGTGGCGTTCTTCGGCGTCGGCGGCTACACCTTCGGGATCGTCGCATTCAATCTCGAGGCGTTCACCGGGGTGACACTCGGTATCGTCGTCGCACTACTCGTGTCGACAGGCTTCGCCGCCGTACTCGGCTACTTCATGTTCTACGGTGGCGTCAGAGAGGTCTACGTCACGATCATCACGTTAGTCGTCGCACTCGTGTTGTTCACGTTCATGCGACAGACCGCCGGCAGCGAGTGGGCGATCGGCGAAGCGCGACTTGGCGGTCACAACGGGATGCCCGGCATTCCGAACCTCGGTATCGGGATCGGCGAGACCGGCATCGAGTTCGGGGACGCCGCACAGTTCTACGTCGTCCTCGGAGCCCTGATCGGGACCTACCTGCTGTTGCGCTGGCTCGTGAACAGCCGCTTTGGGTACGCGATGGTTGCGACGCGCGAAGACGAAGAACGAACCGAGATGTTCGGCTACAACACGACGTTCATCAAGTTCGCCACGTTCACGGCCGGCGGCGCGATCGCTGGTCTCGGTGGCGTGCTGTTCGTCACGACGGACAACTACATCAACCCGAACGTCTTCGAGATCACGGCCGCAGCGGCGCCGGTGATCTGGGCCAGCATCGGTGGCCGGGAATCGCTCATCGGGACTGCCGCGGCCGCGATAGCGATCCAGTGGTTCGAACTCCAGCTCGCCGACGAGTGGGCACTGGTCATGGTTGGATCGCTGCTCGTCGCGGTCATCCTCTTGCTACCGAAAGGGATGGCTCCTGCGGTACAGGACGTCTACGTCTGGATTCAGGAGAGTCGCTCGGACGAGTCATCTGGGCCGCCTGCGACTCCCGAGGAGGTGACTGACTGA
- the allB gene encoding allantoinase AllB: MTVDLVVRNCTVVTPAGRTEDAGVAVEDETIAAVARSDRLPEARREIDADGRVLVPGIVDCHIHNREPGLEYKEDWESATRSAAAGGVTTVVGMPNTDPVIDRPEHLELKFERGEAGAHVDFQSYAVVTSENLDLIPDIDDAGALGYKIFLGSTVGDVPPPTDGEILEAMEAIRETGKRLGFHEENGEIIDHYTAQFQAEEKNEPIDHAHSRPVIAEREAVERMVTFAEETDAKIHMFHVSSGSAAEAVADGRDRSVDVTAETCPHYLWFTEEVLREKGNVARVQPPIRDREERARLWDALEDGAIDCIATDHAPHTDAEKGVDDPFADTWESISGFVGLETEVPAMLTFVDRGWLSLEEWVYHHSARPAEVWGLYPTKGSLQVGTDADFTLVDPDREWTLEDRNALHSKSRVTPFEGETFTGAPTTTVVRGEVVYDDGEVVGESGYGTRVDVD, from the coding sequence ATGACCGTCGATCTCGTCGTTCGAAACTGCACCGTCGTCACGCCGGCCGGCCGCACCGAAGACGCAGGCGTCGCCGTCGAGGACGAGACGATCGCCGCCGTCGCTCGCAGCGATCGACTGCCCGAGGCAAGACGAGAGATCGACGCCGACGGTCGCGTGCTGGTCCCCGGCATCGTCGACTGTCACATCCACAACCGCGAGCCGGGTCTCGAGTACAAAGAAGACTGGGAGTCTGCCACCCGTTCTGCGGCCGCTGGCGGCGTGACGACCGTCGTCGGGATGCCAAACACCGACCCGGTGATCGATCGACCCGAACACCTCGAACTGAAGTTCGAACGCGGCGAGGCGGGTGCACACGTCGACTTCCAGAGCTACGCGGTCGTCACCTCCGAGAACCTCGATCTGATTCCCGACATAGACGACGCCGGGGCGCTTGGCTACAAGATCTTTCTCGGCTCGACGGTCGGCGACGTGCCGCCGCCGACCGATGGCGAGATCCTCGAGGCGATGGAGGCGATCCGCGAGACGGGCAAGCGACTCGGTTTCCACGAGGAGAACGGCGAGATCATCGACCACTATACGGCGCAGTTCCAAGCCGAAGAAAAAAACGAGCCGATCGATCACGCCCACTCCCGACCCGTTATCGCAGAGCGTGAGGCGGTCGAGCGGATGGTGACGTTCGCCGAGGAGACCGACGCCAAGATTCACATGTTTCACGTCTCCTCGGGTTCGGCTGCCGAGGCGGTCGCGGACGGCCGCGATCGTAGCGTCGACGTCACCGCCGAAACCTGTCCACACTACCTCTGGTTCACCGAGGAGGTCCTTCGCGAGAAAGGAAACGTCGCGCGCGTGCAACCGCCGATTCGAGACCGCGAAGAGCGCGCACGGCTCTGGGACGCTCTCGAGGACGGCGCGATCGACTGCATCGCGACCGACCATGCACCCCACACCGACGCGGAGAAAGGCGTCGACGACCCCTTCGCCGACACCTGGGAGTCGATTTCGGGGTTCGTCGGCCTTGAGACGGAGGTTCCCGCGATGCTCACCTTCGTCGACCGTGGCTGGCTCTCCCTCGAGGAGTGGGTTTACCACCACTCGGCGCGGCCTGCGGAGGTCTGGGGGCTGTATCCAACGAAGGGATCGCTACAGGTTGGTACCGATGCCGACTTCACCCTCGTCGATCCGGATCGCGAGTGGACCCTCGAGGACCGCAACGCGCTCCACTCGAAGAGTCGCGTGACGCCGTTCGAGGGCGAGACCTTTACCGGGGCGCCGACGACGACAGTCGTCCGCGGCGAGGTCGTCTACGACGACGGCGAGGTCGTTGGCGAGTCGGGGTACGGGACGCGCGTCGACGTCGACTGA
- the urtB gene encoding urea ABC transporter, permease protein UrtB, translating into MITIAAVDQYEVLRVLFEFTRSFGIIVLATVGLAIIFGMMGIINLAHGEFILIGAYGTALSFHAGLPLPAAMVVGVLATTVFGLILERTIIRHVYDRLLDSMVLTFGISIAIMQLVRIQWGSSLDSIGTPFGSISYGPYTSGTYRTMLAGAAIIVLIFLYWLFTRTNFGVRARATMQDPETARSMGVDTDRMYMTTFAIGSGLAGLAGALLAPAFGGSLGPEFGTGYLVDAFVAVVVGGPSVILGTSLASSVLGTVDAIFTVGWGQFMGEIMMLIVAIFAIRLMPDGITGVVENWREKRRESE; encoded by the coding sequence ATGATTACGATTGCGGCAGTAGATCAGTACGAAGTGTTACGGGTGCTGTTCGAGTTCACGCGGAGCTTCGGTATCATCGTGCTCGCGACGGTCGGCCTGGCGATCATCTTCGGGATGATGGGGATCATCAACTTAGCCCACGGGGAGTTCATCCTCATTGGCGCCTACGGGACGGCCCTCTCGTTTCACGCCGGGCTCCCACTCCCCGCAGCGATGGTCGTCGGCGTTCTCGCGACGACGGTGTTCGGGCTGATCCTCGAGCGGACGATTATCCGACACGTCTACGACAGGCTGCTCGATTCGATGGTGCTCACGTTCGGGATCAGTATCGCGATCATGCAACTCGTTCGCATCCAGTGGGGAAGCTCACTGGACAGCATCGGCACGCCCTTTGGCAGCATCAGCTACGGTCCGTACACCTCCGGCACCTACCGGACGATGCTCGCTGGCGCGGCGATCATCGTGCTCATCTTCCTGTACTGGCTGTTCACGCGGACGAACTTCGGCGTTCGAGCCCGTGCGACCATGCAGGACCCAGAGACGGCACGGAGCATGGGCGTCGACACCGACCGCATGTACATGACGACGTTCGCGATCGGCTCCGGACTGGCCGGACTGGCCGGTGCCCTCCTGGCGCCGGCGTTCGGCGGCTCGCTCGGACCGGAGTTCGGTACCGGATACCTGGTCGACGCGTTCGTCGCGGTCGTCGTTGGCGGCCCGTCGGTGATCCTCGGCACCTCGCTCGCGAGCAGCGTGCTCGGGACGGTCGACGCCATCTTCACCGTCGGCTGGGGGCAGTTCATGGGTGAAATCATGATGCTGATCGTCGCCATCTTCGCCATCAGGCTGATGCCCGACGGGATCACCGGCGTGGTCGAAAACTGGCGTGAAAAACGGAGGGAGTCAGAATGA
- a CDS encoding CBS domain-containing protein: MELPTPADLRQRRTDLGLTQSELAEKADVSQPLIARIEGGDVDPRLSTLRRIVNALEEAESDVIRAEDLMNEAVVSVAPDEPVSEAASRMESEAYSQLAVIQNGIPVGSISQSDLVRLDSESRDEPVETHMSESFPTVSKDATLDEISNLLEHYKAVMITEAGETVGIITEADLAARLS; this comes from the coding sequence ATGGAACTGCCGACGCCAGCCGATCTCCGGCAGCGGCGTACCGACCTCGGGCTGACCCAGAGCGAACTCGCAGAGAAGGCCGACGTCTCTCAGCCGCTGATCGCCAGGATCGAAGGCGGCGACGTCGACCCTCGACTGTCGACGTTACGACGCATCGTCAACGCGCTCGAAGAGGCCGAAAGCGACGTGATCCGCGCCGAGGATCTGATGAACGAGGCCGTCGTCAGCGTCGCCCCCGACGAACCGGTCAGCGAGGCCGCCAGCCGGATGGAATCGGAGGCGTACTCGCAACTCGCCGTTATTCAAAACGGGATCCCAGTCGGCTCGATTAGCCAGAGCGACCTCGTTCGCCTCGATTCTGAATCCCGGGATGAGCCCGTCGAGACCCACATGAGCGAGAGCTTTCCGACGGTCTCGAAAGATGCCACGCTAGACGAGATCAGCAACCTGCTCGAACACTACAAAGCAGTCATGATCACCGAGGCCGGCGAGACGGTCGGCATCATTACCGAGGCAGACCTCGCAGCTCGGCTCTCCTGA
- a CDS encoding urea ABC transporter substrate-binding protein — translation MTDRGYGRREVLATGGAGLLAGVAGCVSDGGILGGGGTDAHTVAILEDRSGNFALNGTSKWQASLLAIDELNENGGVLGEEIEVFDPDPQSDDERYQDLTREAINDQQVDALWAGYASATREAIRPIINEEDQLYFYTTQYEGGVCDRTVFPVGATARQQLGAVIPWMIEEYGPRIYTIAADYNFGQISGDWVKVLAEEEGAEVVEEEYIPLEEEDFSSTINNIQGEDVDFIASMLVGDNHGNFYEQRADNDLMLPMASSTTMAQGYEHLRLDTPALQDMYVGVNYMEELETEESQTFVDAFYEEYPDADYLNQEAQNNYFSVHLWAEAVEAAGTFDQEEVIAELESGMEIDAPEGTIELDPATHHMTHHMRIGHADEDHEVTFDEEQYIEPSFLHEVGCDLTEESETTQYEPEEFYDAI, via the coding sequence ATGACGGATCGAGGATACGGGCGCCGTGAGGTGCTTGCGACCGGCGGAGCTGGTTTGCTCGCGGGTGTCGCCGGCTGTGTCTCTGACGGTGGGATCCTTGGCGGTGGCGGAACCGACGCACACACGGTCGCAATTCTGGAGGATCGATCCGGCAACTTCGCGCTCAACGGGACCTCGAAGTGGCAGGCGTCGTTGTTGGCGATCGACGAACTCAACGAGAACGGCGGCGTTCTCGGCGAAGAGATCGAAGTCTTCGATCCCGATCCCCAATCCGACGACGAGCGCTACCAGGACCTGACGCGCGAGGCGATCAACGATCAGCAAGTCGACGCGCTCTGGGCGGGCTACGCGAGCGCAACTCGCGAGGCGATCCGACCGATTATCAACGAGGAGGATCAGCTGTACTTCTACACGACCCAGTACGAAGGCGGTGTCTGTGACCGAACCGTCTTCCCGGTCGGTGCGACCGCCCGCCAGCAACTCGGCGCCGTCATCCCGTGGATGATCGAGGAGTACGGCCCGCGGATTTACACGATTGCGGCCGACTACAATTTCGGACAGATCTCCGGCGACTGGGTCAAGGTTCTGGCCGAAGAAGAAGGGGCAGAGGTCGTCGAAGAGGAGTACATCCCGCTCGAAGAGGAGGATTTCTCGTCGACGATCAACAACATCCAAGGCGAGGACGTCGACTTCATCGCCTCCATGCTCGTCGGAGACAATCATGGGAACTTCTACGAGCAGCGTGCCGACAACGACCTGATGCTCCCGATGGCTTCCTCGACGACGATGGCCCAGGGATACGAGCATCTTCGCCTCGACACGCCCGCGCTGCAGGACATGTACGTCGGCGTCAACTACATGGAGGAACTCGAGACCGAGGAGAGTCAAACGTTCGTCGACGCCTTCTACGAGGAGTACCCCGATGCCGACTACCTCAACCAGGAGGCCCAGAACAACTACTTCTCGGTCCACCTGTGGGCGGAGGCCGTCGAAGCCGCCGGCACGTTCGACCAGGAAGAAGTCATCGCCGAACTCGAGTCGGGCATGGAGATCGACGCCCCCGAGGGAACGATCGAACTCGACCCGGCGACCCACCACATGACCCACCACATGCGGATCGGACACGCCGACGAGGACCACGAGGTCACCTTCGACGAAGAACAGTACATCGAACCATCCTTCCTCCACGAGGTCGGCTGCGATCTGACCGAAGAGTCAGAGACAACGCAGTACGAACCTGAAGAGTTCTACGACGCAATCTAA
- a CDS encoding ABC transporter ATP-binding protein — protein sequence MGVSDPTVKTTAAADETGQQTDRILQTRSLSKHFGGITATDDVDFGIDAGELRCLIGPNGAGKSTLLNLLTGQLSPSEGVIYYNGADITELPSHERVDRGISMKFQVPSVYESFTVRENLRIPLQRVCSPSEYATRTREVLDRADLAAYAGTKAANLSHGQQQRLEIGMALSLEPTLMLLDEPVAGLSVEETERIGTYLQEIRAEDDVAFIVIEHDIDFVESIADRVTVLHQGSIFTEGSIGEIREDPEVKRIYLGEES from the coding sequence ATGGGTGTTAGCGACCCGACAGTCAAGACGACGGCTGCGGCGGACGAAACTGGCCAGCAGACAGACCGGATTCTCCAGACTCGGAGCCTGAGTAAGCACTTCGGCGGGATTACCGCGACGGACGACGTCGACTTCGGTATCGACGCCGGCGAACTGCGCTGTCTGATCGGACCCAACGGTGCGGGGAAGAGTACGCTGCTCAACCTCCTCACGGGACAGCTCTCGCCCTCTGAGGGCGTGATCTACTACAACGGTGCCGATATCACGGAACTCCCGTCTCACGAGCGCGTCGACCGCGGCATCAGCATGAAGTTTCAGGTTCCGAGCGTGTATGAGTCGTTCACCGTTCGAGAAAACCTTCGCATCCCACTCCAGCGCGTCTGTTCGCCGTCGGAGTACGCGACGCGAACCCGCGAGGTTCTTGATCGCGCTGACCTCGCTGCGTACGCGGGCACCAAAGCTGCGAACCTCTCGCACGGACAACAACAGCGCCTCGAAATCGGAATGGCACTCAGTCTCGAACCGACGTTGATGTTGCTCGACGAACCCGTCGCTGGACTCTCCGTCGAGGAGACCGAGCGGATCGGAACCTACCTCCAGGAGATCAGGGCAGAAGACGACGTCGCGTTCATCGTCATCGAGCACGATATCGATTTCGTCGAATCGATCGCCGACCGGGTGACGGTGTTACACCAAGGTTCGATCTTCACCGAGGGATCGATCGGAGAGATCAGAGAGGACCCTGAAGTCAAGCGGATTTACCTGGGGGAGGAGTCGTGA
- a CDS encoding urease subunit beta, which produces MSSFVPGELRPADQAVEINADRPTTTVAVENTGDRPVQVGSHFHFFEVNPGLRFDREAAYGYRLDIPAGTAVRFEPGIERDVDLVAIGGDRNVYGMGGLVGGPLDDDGMKARALERARERGYIHEAAGEDENGEGDE; this is translated from the coding sequence GTGAGTTCGTTCGTCCCCGGAGAGCTCCGGCCTGCCGACCAAGCCGTCGAAATCAACGCTGATCGGCCCACGACGACGGTGGCCGTCGAGAACACCGGTGACCGACCGGTCCAGGTCGGCTCACATTTTCACTTCTTCGAGGTCAATCCCGGACTCCGCTTCGATCGAGAGGCGGCGTACGGCTACCGGCTCGACATTCCCGCCGGAACAGCCGTCAGGTTCGAGCCGGGAATCGAGCGCGACGTCGATCTGGTCGCCATCGGCGGCGATCGCAACGTCTACGGAATGGGCGGACTCGTCGGCGGTCCACTCGACGACGATGGGATGAAAGCCCGCGCACTGGAGCGAGCCCGAGAGCGAGGATATATACACGAGGCGGCAGGCGAAGACGAGAACGGGGAGGGCGACGAATGA
- the ureC gene encoding urease subunit alpha, protein MSRDLSRREYTDLFGATEGDRVRLGDTNLLAEIETDYGTPGEEAVFGGGKTMRDGMGMQAGTTQAEGALDWAFTNVVIIDPVLGVCKGDIGVRDGEIVGVGKAGNPDTMDGVDMVIGPSTDTVPADGLIATAGALDIHVHFNSPQLVDHALASGVTTMFGGGFGGGATTCTPGPTNIQRFLQAAEEWPVNVGFYAKGNSSKPEALVEQIEAGACGMKLHEDWGSTPAAIDTCLEVADEEDVQVCIHTDTLNESGFVEHTFDAIDGRTIHTFHIEGAGGGHAPDVLELVGHEHMLPSSTNPSMPYTDNTFDEHLDMVMVCHHLNPDVPEDVAFAESRIRAETIAAEDVLHDTGAISMMTSDSQAMGRQAEVISRTWQTAHKMKAQRGPLPEDEGTGADNARIARYVAKYTINPAIVAGIDDHVGSLEPGKLADLVLWDPAFFGVKPEVVIKGGFPVQSQMGEANGSLMTCEPILSRKRAGAQGRAKQALSVTFVSEAAAENDVGEAYDLKTPVRPVRGTRSVTKSEMLHNDHCPDDIDIDAQTFEVEIDGEHITCDPTDEVPLAQRYLL, encoded by the coding sequence ATGAGTCGCGACCTCTCGCGGCGCGAGTACACCGACCTCTTCGGCGCCACCGAGGGTGACCGGGTCCGACTGGGAGATACGAACCTGTTGGCGGAGATCGAGACGGACTACGGAACACCGGGCGAAGAGGCGGTCTTCGGCGGCGGAAAGACGATGCGCGACGGGATGGGGATGCAGGCCGGAACCACGCAAGCCGAGGGAGCGCTCGACTGGGCGTTTACCAACGTCGTGATCATCGACCCCGTCCTCGGCGTCTGTAAGGGCGATATTGGCGTTCGCGACGGAGAGATCGTCGGGGTCGGGAAAGCCGGCAACCCCGACACGATGGACGGCGTGGACATGGTCATCGGCCCGAGCACGGATACGGTTCCTGCGGACGGGCTGATCGCCACGGCGGGCGCACTCGACATCCACGTTCACTTCAACAGTCCGCAACTGGTCGACCATGCGCTGGCCAGCGGGGTCACCACGATGTTCGGGGGCGGCTTCGGCGGCGGGGCGACGACCTGCACGCCGGGGCCGACGAACATCCAGCGCTTTCTGCAAGCCGCCGAGGAGTGGCCGGTCAACGTCGGCTTCTACGCGAAAGGCAACAGCAGCAAGCCCGAGGCACTCGTCGAGCAGATTGAGGCCGGCGCCTGCGGGATGAAACTCCACGAGGACTGGGGCTCGACGCCCGCGGCGATCGACACCTGTCTCGAGGTGGCAGACGAGGAGGACGTCCAGGTCTGCATCCACACGGACACGCTAAACGAGTCAGGCTTCGTCGAGCACACCTTCGACGCCATCGACGGCCGGACGATCCACACGTTCCACATCGAAGGCGCCGGCGGGGGCCACGCGCCGGACGTGCTCGAACTCGTCGGGCACGAACACATGCTTCCCTCCTCGACGAATCCGTCGATGCCCTACACCGACAACACCTTCGACGAGCACCTGGATATGGTGATGGTTTGTCACCACCTGAATCCGGACGTTCCCGAGGACGTCGCCTTCGCCGAATCCCGTATTCGCGCGGAGACGATCGCCGCCGAGGACGTCCTTCACGATACCGGTGCCATCTCGATGATGACCTCCGACTCCCAGGCAATGGGGCGACAGGCCGAGGTGATCTCTCGGACCTGGCAGACCGCTCACAAGATGAAGGCCCAGCGCGGACCGCTACCCGAAGACGAGGGCACGGGCGCCGACAACGCCCGCATCGCACGCTACGTCGCGAAGTACACGATCAATCCAGCGATCGTGGCCGGTATCGACGACCACGTCGGCTCGCTCGAACCCGGAAAACTCGCCGACCTCGTGCTCTGGGATCCCGCCTTCTTCGGGGTCAAACCCGAGGTCGTGATCAAGGGCGGGTTCCCCGTCCAGTCACAGATGGGCGAGGCCAACGGCTCGCTGATGACCTGCGAGCCGATTCTCTCTCGCAAGCGCGCCGGTGCGCAGGGGCGGGCGAAACAGGCGCTCTCGGTTACCTTCGTCAGCGAGGCGGCCGCCGAGAACGACGTCGGCGAGGCGTACGACCTGAAGACGCCGGTCCGCCCGGTCCGCGGAACGAGGTCTGTAACGAAGTCCGAGATGCTGCACAACGATCACTGCCCGGACGACATCGACATCGACGCCCAGACGTTCGAAGTCGAAATCGACGGCGAGCACATCACCTGTGATCCGACCGACGAAGTGCCACTCGCACAGCGATACCTCCTCTAA
- a CDS encoding urease subunit gamma encodes MMLSPKEMERLTVFMAAELARRRRDRGVKLNHPESVAYISDWVCEAARDGKSVSQIREEATGLLTREDVMDGVPEMIGMVQIEPVFPDGTKLVTVHDPIRADTREQLDELDDGPDAESVDSGSADAAAAASGTPTEGE; translated from the coding sequence ATGATGCTCTCGCCAAAGGAGATGGAGCGACTCACCGTCTTCATGGCGGCCGAACTCGCGCGCCGACGGAGAGACCGCGGCGTGAAGCTAAACCACCCCGAGTCCGTCGCCTACATCTCCGACTGGGTCTGCGAGGCCGCGCGGGACGGCAAATCAGTCTCCCAAATTCGGGAGGAGGCGACGGGACTGCTCACCCGCGAGGACGTCATGGATGGCGTCCCCGAGATGATCGGGATGGTCCAGATCGAACCCGTCTTCCCCGACGGGACGAAGCTCGTGACCGTCCACGACCCCATTCGGGCAGACACCCGTGAACAGCTCGACGAACTGGACGACGGCCCAGACGCCGAATCCGTAGACAGCGGTTCGGCAGACGCCGCCGCAGCTGCATCCGGAACGCCAACGGAGGGCGAGTAG